One genomic window of Mucilaginibacter sp. SJ includes the following:
- a CDS encoding glycoside hydrolase family 127 protein, whose amino-acid sequence MLIKKWFKLNLCLVACLAGAQTVHAQSYVPEWNDTRIKVKPIVPVKAYSFNLRDVQLLESPFKKAMEVDAAYLLSIEPNRLLSAFRSHSGLTPKGKMYEGWESSGLAGHTLGHYLSAISMHYASTRDPEFLKRVNYIVKELDECQVARKTGYVGAIPKEDTIWAEVAKGEIRSRGFDLNGGWSPWYTVHKIMAGLLDAYLYCNNAEALKVCKGMANWTGETIKNLDDEKLQKMLLCEYGGMAETLTNLYAINGDKKYLELSYKFYDKKILDPLSQKQDILPGKHSNTQIPKVIASARRYELTGDKKDKAIADFFWETIVNHHSYATGGNSNYEYLSDADKLNDKLTENTTETCNTYNMLKLTRHLFAVEPSAMLMDYYEKALYNHILASQNHADGMMCYFVPLRMGGTKHYSTPFDDFTCCVGSGMENHVKYNESIYFKGADGSLYVNLFIPSVLNWASKGLSVKQQSSFPNDDHISFTVTTKKPLIMAIRIRKPKWTANPTISINGKTQNAATDDQGYIVLHRKWSNNDKIELTTPEKLYTEAMPDNANRRSVFYGPVLLAGVLGNTEPDPLKGVPVFVTSETDPNQWLQMVDKKQLSFRTVNISKPEEVTLIPFNQTQNQYYSVYWDVFTPQAWVVQQKAYDEQKKKQQELEARTMDILRVGEMQPERDHNFSSENATTGEDHQKKWRSTENGGYLQYEMKVDANAQNTLINSYWGMDNRGRKFDILIDGIKLASEDLNQYKESRFYDISYTLPIELTKGKQKVTVKLLPQKENSAGPVYGSRMVKN is encoded by the coding sequence ATGCTAATAAAAAAGTGGTTTAAATTGAACCTATGCCTCGTAGCCTGCTTAGCAGGGGCACAAACAGTACACGCGCAATCCTATGTACCCGAATGGAACGATACCCGGATAAAAGTAAAACCGATAGTTCCGGTTAAAGCCTATTCTTTTAATTTAAGGGATGTTCAATTACTTGAGAGTCCTTTTAAGAAAGCGATGGAGGTTGATGCTGCTTATTTATTATCAATAGAGCCAAACAGGCTGCTTTCGGCCTTCCGTTCGCACTCGGGCCTTACACCTAAAGGTAAAATGTACGAAGGCTGGGAATCATCAGGTTTGGCAGGCCATACGCTGGGGCATTACCTGTCGGCCATTTCCATGCACTACGCATCAACGCGCGATCCTGAATTTTTGAAACGCGTAAACTATATAGTTAAAGAACTTGATGAATGCCAGGTAGCCCGTAAAACAGGTTACGTGGGCGCAATCCCTAAAGAAGATACCATCTGGGCCGAAGTCGCCAAGGGCGAGATCCGTTCCCGTGGCTTCGATTTGAATGGCGGCTGGTCGCCCTGGTACACTGTACATAAAATTATGGCCGGTTTGCTCGATGCCTATTTATATTGCAACAATGCCGAAGCCTTAAAAGTATGCAAAGGTATGGCCAACTGGACCGGCGAAACCATCAAAAACCTTGATGACGAGAAACTGCAAAAAATGCTGCTGTGTGAATATGGCGGTATGGCCGAAACATTAACTAACCTTTATGCTATTAATGGAGATAAAAAATACCTGGAGCTATCATATAAATTCTATGATAAAAAGATCCTCGATCCGCTATCGCAAAAACAGGATATACTGCCCGGCAAACATTCCAACACACAAATCCCCAAAGTAATTGCCAGCGCACGCAGATATGAGCTTACAGGCGATAAAAAAGATAAAGCCATTGCCGATTTCTTTTGGGAAACCATTGTTAATCACCATTCCTATGCCACAGGAGGTAACAGCAATTATGAATACCTGAGCGATGCAGACAAGCTGAACGACAAGCTAACCGAAAATACTACCGAAACCTGCAATACCTACAACATGCTGAAATTAACCCGGCATTTGTTTGCGGTTGAGCCTTCGGCCATGCTGATGGATTATTATGAAAAGGCGCTGTATAATCACATCCTTGCCTCGCAAAACCACGCTGATGGGATGATGTGCTACTTTGTGCCATTGCGGATGGGCGGAACTAAACATTACAGTACTCCTTTTGATGATTTTACCTGCTGTGTAGGCTCGGGCATGGAAAACCATGTTAAATACAACGAAAGCATTTATTTTAAAGGAGCTGATGGCAGCTTATATGTAAACCTGTTCATCCCCTCTGTGCTTAACTGGGCATCAAAAGGTTTATCGGTGAAGCAGCAAAGCAGTTTCCCTAATGATGATCACATCTCATTTACGGTAACCACTAAGAAGCCGCTTATCATGGCTATCCGCATCCGTAAACCAAAATGGACCGCCAACCCAACCATCAGCATTAACGGGAAAACTCAAAATGCTGCCACTGATGACCAGGGATATATTGTGTTACACCGCAAATGGAGCAACAACGATAAAATAGAGCTTACTACGCCTGAAAAGCTTTATACCGAAGCCATGCCCGATAATGCCAACAGGCGCTCGGTATTTTACGGCCCGGTATTATTGGCTGGTGTTTTAGGCAATACAGAGCCCGATCCGTTGAAAGGTGTTCCGGTTTTTGTGACCAGCGAAACAGATCCTAACCAATGGCTGCAAATGGTTGATAAAAAACAGTTGAGCTTCCGTACGGTGAATATTTCCAAGCCTGAAGAAGTTACATTGATCCCATTCAATCAAACTCAAAATCAATACTATTCTGTTTATTGGGACGTATTTACACCACAGGCCTGGGTGGTACAGCAAAAAGCGTATGACGAGCAAAAGAAAAAACAACAGGAACTGGAAGCCCGCACCATGGACATTTTACGTGTAGGCGAAATGCAGCCCGAGCGCGATCATAACTTCAGCAGTGAAAACGCCACTACAGGCGAAGATCACCAAAAGAAATGGCGGTCGACAGAGAACGGAGGCTACCTCCAATACGAAATGAAGGTTGATGCCAATGCGCAAAACACACTCATCAACAGCTATTGGGGCATGGACAACCGCGGCAGAAAATTTGATATTTTGATTGATGGCATTAAGCTGGCATCTGAAGATTTGAACCAATATAAAGAGAGCCGTTTTTACGATATCAGCTACACCTTACCCATTGAACTAACAAAAGGCAAACAAAAAGTAACCGTAAAGCTGCTGCCGCAAAAAGAAAACAGCGCAGGCCCGGTTTACGGCAGCCGGATGGTTAAAAACTAA
- a CDS encoding glycoside hydrolase family 127 protein has product MINKQKAVGALALSLAALTSPVLAQQKDYPIQPVAFTSVHVNDNFWQPKMEVNAKVTIPYVLAQCKANGRMDNFLRAAKKLDGDKLSEFPFDDTDVYKAIEGASYSMQNKRNPQLDKSIDSLISIIGAAQEPDGYLYTFRTVNAKKPHEWIGSKRWEKEEDLSHELYNAGHLYEAAVAHYQATGKRTLLNIAIKNADLLVKTFGPGKIEEYPGHQIVEIGLSKMYRVTGNKQYLDLAKFFLDVRGPKGDAYNQADKKVVDQHEAEGHAVRAAYMYTGMADIAALTGNTKYLAAIDDIWSDVVTKKLYITGGIGATGAGEAFGEAYQLPNMSAYAETCAAIGNVYWNNRMFLLHGDSKYIDVLERTLYNGLLSGVSLSGNRFFYPNPLASMFQHQRSAWISCACCISNMTRFLPSLPGYVYAKNKNDLYVNLFMSNSSNIKLTSGNVNIVQQTDYPWKGRVDITVSPDKAGEFTLRVRIPGWAKQQPVPGDLYTFMDKKSFPLTLMINGQAKSFETEKGYAVLKRIWKKGDKVSLLLPMETEKVLANQQVKDDRGRFAFERGPIVYCLEGPDNKDSLVQNILIDKNAIADANYDADLLNGVDVISAEGKSAKRQLKTDSILQTDQMVKAIPYYAWANRGPSEMTVWIPYETSAVRPKPAPTIASTSKVSASLKNVRMFAAIKDQYEPADSKDTNYPYLHWWPAKNTNEFVQYDFDTEHTVSESKVYWYDDGPWGGCRIPVSYKILYKKDGQWVPVKNTTPYTINKDSFNVVTFEPVATTALRMEIQLPVDNSTGIHEWAVK; this is encoded by the coding sequence ATGATCAATAAACAAAAAGCTGTCGGTGCACTTGCCCTTTCACTTGCCGCACTTACAAGTCCGGTGTTGGCACAGCAAAAAGATTACCCTATCCAACCTGTTGCCTTTACCAGCGTACATGTAAATGACAACTTCTGGCAGCCTAAAATGGAAGTAAATGCCAAAGTTACTATTCCGTATGTACTGGCGCAATGTAAAGCCAATGGGCGTATGGATAACTTTTTACGTGCAGCAAAAAAACTGGATGGTGATAAGTTAAGTGAATTTCCGTTTGATGATACCGACGTATATAAGGCCATTGAAGGTGCATCCTATTCTATGCAGAATAAAAGGAACCCGCAGCTTGATAAATCCATTGATAGCCTTATCTCCATTATTGGCGCGGCCCAGGAGCCTGATGGCTATTTATACACTTTCAGGACTGTTAACGCCAAAAAGCCGCATGAATGGATAGGTTCCAAACGCTGGGAAAAGGAAGAAGATCTGAGCCATGAGCTGTATAACGCAGGCCACCTTTACGAAGCCGCTGTAGCACATTACCAGGCAACCGGTAAACGCACACTGCTCAACATCGCCATAAAAAATGCTGACCTGCTGGTTAAAACTTTTGGACCGGGCAAAATTGAGGAATATCCGGGCCACCAGATTGTGGAGATCGGCTTATCAAAAATGTACCGGGTTACCGGCAACAAACAATACCTTGACCTGGCCAAATTCTTTTTAGATGTTCGCGGCCCTAAAGGTGATGCCTACAACCAGGCCGACAAAAAAGTAGTTGACCAGCACGAAGCCGAAGGCCACGCGGTACGTGCAGCTTATATGTACACTGGTATGGCCGATATAGCTGCATTAACTGGCAATACCAAATATCTGGCGGCTATTGATGATATCTGGAGCGATGTGGTAACCAAAAAATTATACATCACCGGCGGCATTGGCGCAACCGGGGCGGGTGAAGCTTTTGGCGAAGCATATCAATTGCCGAATATGTCGGCTTATGCCGAAACCTGTGCGGCCATTGGCAACGTTTACTGGAACAACAGGATGTTTTTGCTGCATGGCGATTCAAAATACATCGACGTACTGGAACGTACGCTGTATAACGGCCTGCTATCAGGCGTATCGCTGAGCGGTAACAGGTTCTTTTACCCCAACCCACTTGCATCTATGTTTCAGCACCAGCGCAGCGCCTGGATCAGCTGTGCGTGCTGTATCAGCAACATGACCCGCTTTTTGCCTTCATTGCCGGGCTATGTGTATGCCAAAAACAAAAACGACCTGTACGTCAACCTGTTTATGAGCAACTCAAGTAACATCAAACTTACTTCGGGTAACGTAAACATTGTACAACAAACAGATTACCCCTGGAAAGGCAGGGTTGACATTACCGTTAGCCCCGATAAAGCCGGCGAATTTACTTTAAGAGTGCGCATCCCGGGCTGGGCAAAACAACAACCTGTACCCGGCGACCTGTATACGTTTATGGATAAAAAATCCTTCCCGCTTACGCTGATGATCAACGGGCAGGCAAAATCATTTGAAACCGAAAAAGGCTACGCCGTATTAAAACGCATCTGGAAAAAAGGCGATAAGGTTTCACTTTTATTACCGATGGAAACCGAAAAGGTATTGGCCAATCAACAGGTTAAAGACGACCGTGGCAGATTTGCCTTTGAGCGCGGCCCTATTGTTTATTGCCTTGAAGGCCCGGATAACAAGGACAGCCTGGTACAAAACATATTAATTGATAAAAATGCCATTGCCGATGCCAACTACGATGCCGACCTGCTTAACGGTGTTGATGTAATCAGTGCAGAAGGAAAAAGCGCCAAACGCCAACTAAAAACCGACAGCATTTTACAAACCGACCAAATGGTGAAGGCTATCCCCTACTATGCCTGGGCCAATCGCGGACCAAGCGAAATGACCGTTTGGATCCCTTATGAAACTTCGGCTGTACGACCAAAACCGGCCCCTACCATTGCCAGCACCAGCAAAGTAAGTGCTTCGTTAAAAAACGTAAGAATGTTTGCTGCCATAAAAGACCAGTATGAACCCGCCGATTCCAAAGATACCAATTACCCATACCTGCACTGGTGGCCTGCTAAAAACACCAATGAGTTTGTACAGTATGATTTTGATACTGAACACACCGTTAGCGAATCGAAAGTTTACTGGTATGATGACGGCCCATGGGGTGGCTGCCGCATCCCGGTATCATACAAGATCCTGTATAAAAAAGACGGGCAGTGGGTTCCGGTAAAAAACACCACACCTTATACCATAAATAAAGACAGCTTTAATGTAGTTACTTTTGAACCGGTTGCTACTACAGCCTTACGGATGGAAATTCAGTTACCGGTTGATAACTCTACCGGGATCCATGAATGGGCGGTTAAATAA
- a CDS encoding histone H1 codes for MINFEKVKEVIAAAEADAASFYEKGNKAAGTRLRNAMQQLKVLATDIRKEVTEKKNAAA; via the coding sequence ATGATAAATTTCGAAAAAGTGAAAGAAGTAATCGCAGCAGCTGAAGCTGATGCGGCAAGCTTTTATGAGAAAGGCAACAAAGCTGCCGGTACAAGACTGCGTAACGCTATGCAACAATTAAAAGTATTAGCTACGGATATCCGTAAGGAAGTTACTGAAAAGAAAAACGCAGCAGCTTAA